AATGGCACCAGATTTTGATAAACCTTTTATTTTGACATGTGAtgcatcagatactgggataGGAGCTGTCCTAAGCCAGTTAGATGTAGAAGGTGAAGACAGACCTATTTTGTTTTTGAGTAAAAAATGGCATACTAATGAATATAGTATGtcaacaattgaaaaagaatgctatGCCATCATCTGGTCCGTTAAGAAACTAAAACcatatttgtgggggagaaagtttaccttacaaacggaccatgctccattaagatggctagataatgtaaaaggtacaaataacaaattgttgagatggagtttatgtttacaggattttatatttgaaattaaacatgtttcaggtaaacggaacatagttgcggacgccttatctagaatttcgtaggttaaaggtttgtatgtatgtgtaattgaaatgtatttaaccataatatgtttgccttccagaaatgttgtgtatgtatttattgttggataatatgtggaattattttttgccattctgggattgagaatggtccaaaaataatttttctgggggagggaggtgtacagaagtgtttattataatgtgtttaaatctgtatttgtgttttacattggttgcctgtggctggagcggcccagctgtgagagatatgttgccatggaaacaaggcagaagaggaggtgggaggagcttagagagaaaaaggtttgaaagtgacagttaagtttcagtcaggaggaagagaccctgagagagagcagagtcagatagggactctgagagagtagcagagtcaggaaagagactctgaggagtgaagaagtgtagagttagtttagtgttcgtgaatatttcttcagctagggagctgaagggtaaaacctcgttagattactttggttaaaagaactaacagaggctttgtacgattgccagtcggtggaagactggagttctattatttgatccagtatagatcaaacagtgagaatattcacagcaaggaacactgaataatagacaccttcaccagagcaagagtttaaaagttgtaacatcaaaggctgaattgtatctctaccaagtcatattgtaaccatcaagtatatgccaagcataacctctccatattgtaaccatcaagtatatgccaagctgaacatctttatattgcaaccacaagctttgttcaacaataaacttgttctctttgttattttaaaaaactgcctcatctccattgattttacgttcggtgcattccactctaccaaaattacctcacaacgcaaacagagacttacagagactttaataccagcgtctctatacattatggtggcagtttaattagcattgtcggaggttccttacagtttttggtgACATTAGGTGGCGTTAATACTTCTTTGCAACCAGGATTCAAGATAATGAATGTTAGCAATTATGTTTATCTTTTTTTGAATTAGCTGAAAAATTTCACTGAACTGAATATGTAATTCTATATTCACTTACCTAACAATAAGTCCAGGGGACTCAATAACAATTTTTATTTGCATAGAGATATACATTGTatcctgctgaacttgctgaccaaaaggtcagcagtttgaatcttgggtgtggggtgagctcccactgttagcccttcttctgccaacctagcagttcgaaaacatgcaaatgtgagtagatcaataggtactgcttcggtgggaaggtaatggcactccatacagtcatgctagtcacatgactttggaggtgtctacggacaatgccagttgttttgcttagaaatggagaagagcaccatcccccagagtcggacacaactggactaaaTGTCACAGGAAAATCTCTACCTTTACCTTCTATACATTGTATCTCTTTACGGTTTCATTTTCTTATGTATTCATTGTTTATGTTAGTTCAATTTATTTAGAAAACAATCAGTCTATCATAAATAGATGTATGAGTGAGACAGAGTAGATTCATCACTGAGAACCATTCTGCCCCAATTCcaaatggatttatatatggtaaatcattttaaaatataaatattttcaacTTTTTATACATTTGGTCctaaatatacattttatttgtttgtctgtttttgctGATTAAAGGAgggggtggaggtggaggtggaggtggaaatAACTTCCTGAAGTGATTGTATCCACATGCTAATCCAGAAAGGTTGACTCATGTTGATTCACTTACAAAGTCTGACCAATATCCATAAACATCATTTCTGAGTACACACATATGTGATTTCATTGTTAATCCATTTCATCTGTTAGTGTAAACTGAAAACTTTTTGATCAACTAAAAATGTGCCTCCAGTTAGACAATATAGTTATTAATCAGGTTTTCTGCTTGGTTTAAAACTCCAGTTTCAAAAACATACTTTTTTGATCTATAGCTTTTGGAATTCTCTAGCCATAATGGGCAAGGGGCATTGTACTCCCGTAAAGTAATATAGTACAGACCCCTTATCGACAGATTTCATGTCTATGGTTTCACTTGCACACACTTCAAAAAAATATTCCCCACCCCAAAGTGTTTCTGGATTTCCACTGTGATTCTATGGCATATTTCCAGCCCAAGTGTGGTGAAAATATAGGATCCGCGTATATCCACACCTTCATGTAACCTACTGCAtttcaaaaatctgaaaaaatatgtTGTGGCAAGTTTCATTTTACAAGAGGCATTCCACCTTCTCTGTTATGTAGAGTGAAGTAACTTTTTATCTATTGTACCCATGCAACTAGTGTCTGCATCCTTTATAAATAAGATATAGCTTTTTGTTTCTGAATTAATGTTCCATTTATGGATGCTTTCATATGCAAACACATTCAGTGGTCACCAAACTATGTGAGTGATAGCTCTAGGTGTGAAGAACACATTGATATTTAGTTTTTAATTGAAGTATTGAAAACATTCGAAATAAAAATTATGCTTTGAGAAATACAAATTATGCAAAGCCATCTCTTTGCTGAATCAAATAGAGGTAAATGTCAGCGTTCATGTAAAAAATCTAAAGGTTGTAAATAGTATGCACACATACCCACAAGGAATTAAAATAGAAATCTTAAAGACAATTGCCACTGCTCGGAAGACTGTGTAACCAATATCCGACAGCATGCCAAGATATGCTAATATCTATTTTCACGTTTGTAGTGTCAAAAGGATCCTCAGCTGGTTGATAAGATTATGAAAGATCTGGATAGCAATAAAGATAATGAGGTGGATTTTAATGAATTTGTGGTCCTGGTTGCTGCATTGACAGTCGCATGTAATGATTTCTTTGAGGAGCAAATGAGGAAAAAGGAGAATAGCTAAGGTAGGTGGTACATATTTAATTATCAATCTATAGGATGTCTTTTATGGCTAATGGCTAATCTCATTGGACCAACTAAGAAtttgctatataataataataataataataataataataataacaacaactttatttttataccccacctccatcatcccaaagggactcggggtggcttacagaggAACAAGGCcaagaattattttttttaatttatttactatgcttctataccgccattctcagcctgagggcaacTCATGGCaatttacaaaacggcacaattcgatgcccacaacaatacaaagataatttaaacattaaaaacatttaacatggataaaaatgcattacaattaacatcaataaacataataaaaaccataagtcctccgcatttcattaccagtcactGTCAagtcacgttgtccaaccgtTCTGAGATCAGAATTTAatagctacactgcatttgggaaagcctgctcatatagccagattttaacttttttgcgaaatgttaagagggtgggggctgatctaatgtccctggggggGGGCAtcccacaaccgaggggccaacgctgagaaggccctatccctcgtccccgccaatcgaacctgtgaagatggcagggccgagagcagggcctcccc
This genomic interval from Anolis sagrei isolate rAnoSag1 chromosome 2, rAnoSag1.mat, whole genome shotgun sequence contains the following:
- the S100Z gene encoding protein S100-Z, which codes for MPTQLESAMDTLIRVFHHYSAKEGDKYKLNKGELKQLLTSELTDFLSCQKDPQLVDKIMKDLDSNKDNEVDFNEFVVLVAALTVACNDFFEEQMRKKENS